One Mesorhizobium loti genomic window carries:
- a CDS encoding import inner membrane translocase subunit Tim44 has protein sequence MMSRTSRFAALFAGLFLAFSMVAIDHAEARRGGSFGSRGTRTFQSAPPTRTAPAPTAPVERSMTPNTGVNSAARQPQVQRPGFMSGFGGTMMRGLLIGGLIGLLLGQGFGGLAGMFGFLLQALLIGGAIMLAIRFFRSQSARGPAPALAGAGNAQASRFENRATEQQQTAGSFTIPGFGGGPGGSSPAAGSEEITLAQTDLDAFQQLLTDVQEAFGREDHAALRRATTPEMVSYLSEELADNAQKGLRNEVSDITLLQADIAESWREDDRDYATAALRYESRDVMRERANGKVVEGDEDHPTETTELWTFTRQNGSSWKLSAIQQA, from the coding sequence ATGATGTCTCGCACCAGCCGATTTGCAGCCCTGTTTGCAGGACTGTTCCTGGCATTCTCCATGGTCGCGATCGATCATGCCGAGGCGCGGCGCGGCGGCAGTTTCGGCAGCCGCGGCACGCGCACCTTCCAGTCGGCGCCGCCGACGAGGACGGCACCGGCGCCGACCGCTCCGGTCGAGCGTTCGATGACGCCCAACACCGGTGTGAATTCTGCCGCCCGGCAGCCGCAGGTGCAGAGGCCCGGCTTCATGAGCGGCTTCGGTGGAACGATGATGCGCGGCCTGCTGATCGGTGGCCTGATCGGGCTGCTGCTGGGCCAGGGCTTCGGCGGGCTGGCCGGCATGTTCGGTTTCCTGCTTCAGGCCCTGCTCATCGGTGGCGCCATCATGCTGGCCATCAGGTTCTTCCGCTCGCAATCCGCGCGTGGTCCGGCGCCCGCGCTTGCTGGTGCCGGCAATGCCCAGGCGTCGCGATTTGAGAACCGCGCAACGGAACAGCAGCAGACCGCAGGCTCCTTTACAATTCCCGGCTTCGGCGGTGGTCCAGGCGGAAGCTCGCCGGCTGCAGGCTCCGAAGAGATCACCTTGGCCCAGACCGACCTCGACGCCTTCCAGCAGCTGCTGACCGATGTCCAGGAAGCATTCGGGCGCGAAGACCATGCTGCGCTCCGCCGGGCGACGACGCCCGAAATGGTGTCCTATCTCTCAGAAGAGCTGGCCGACAACGCCCAGAAAGGTCTCCGGAACGAGGTCTCCGATATCACCTTGCTGCAGGCCGACATCGCCGAAAGCTGGCGCGAGGATGACCGCGACTACGCCACAGCCGCACTGCGCTACGAGTCCCGTGACGTGATGCGCGAACGGGCCAACGGCAAGGTCGTCGAAGGAGACGAGGATCATCCGACGGAGACGACCGAGCTGTGGACATTCACGCGTCAGAATGGCTCGAGCTGGAAGCTCTCGGCCATACAGCAGGCTTGA
- a CDS encoding LysR family transcriptional regulator produces MDRLESMAVFVRAVDLGSFAAAAITLDLSGPMVGKHVRFLEDRLGVRLINRTTRRQSLTDFGRAYYERCRVVLAEAEAADALAADQLSEPRGKLRVTMPAHFGRHCVTPVLLQFARQYPMLELDLSLSDRFADLAEDGYDLAIRTGDLDDKAGVIARRVARQGMVVCAAPSYLKSHGEPRRIEDLADHQAIVYRRIGQAVQPWLFPRERQAAQEIMPSGRLRLDDLDAIADAAVEGMGPAWLPWWLVRERIRAGALVALLQDQPRYPYDCHALWLQTPHLPLKVRLAVDALAAALPKLMA; encoded by the coding sequence ATGGATCGGCTCGAGAGCATGGCCGTGTTCGTTAGGGCGGTCGACCTCGGCTCATTCGCGGCCGCGGCGATCACGCTCGATCTGTCCGGCCCAATGGTGGGCAAGCATGTCCGATTTCTCGAAGACCGGCTGGGCGTGCGCCTCATCAACCGCACCACGCGCCGTCAGAGCCTGACCGATTTCGGCCGCGCCTATTACGAACGCTGCCGGGTCGTGCTGGCCGAGGCCGAAGCCGCGGATGCGCTCGCCGCCGACCAGCTCTCGGAGCCGCGCGGAAAACTGCGCGTCACCATGCCGGCGCATTTCGGCCGCCACTGCGTCACCCCAGTGCTGCTGCAGTTCGCGCGGCAATATCCGATGCTGGAACTCGATTTGTCGCTCAGCGACCGCTTCGCCGATCTCGCCGAGGATGGCTACGACCTTGCCATCCGCACCGGAGATCTGGACGACAAAGCCGGCGTGATCGCGCGGCGTGTCGCACGCCAGGGCATGGTCGTCTGCGCCGCGCCTTCCTATCTCAAAAGCCACGGCGAACCGCGGCGGATCGAAGACCTCGCCGACCATCAGGCAATCGTCTACCGCCGGATCGGCCAGGCCGTTCAGCCGTGGCTGTTTCCCCGCGAAAGGCAAGCCGCTCAGGAGATCATGCCGAGCGGCCGGCTGCGGCTCGACGATCTCGATGCCATCGCCGATGCTGCAGTCGAAGGCATGGGGCCGGCATGGCTGCCCTGGTGGCTGGTTCGCGAGCGCATTCGAGCCGGTGCGCTGGTGGCGCTGTTACAGGACCAGCCGCGCTATCCCTACGACTGCCACGCCCTTTGGCTGCAGACGCCGCATCTGCCGCTCAAGGTGCGGCTCGCCGTCGATGCGCTGGCGGCCGCACTGCCGAAACTGATGGCCTGA
- a CDS encoding acetolactate synthase, giving the protein MTKGSDLFVAALENEGVDRIFGIPGEENLDIVESIRRSSIQLILTRHEQAAAFMAATYGRLTGKAGVCITTLGPGALNLTTGAAYALLGAMPMIMITGQKGILSSRQARFQIVDIVAAMKPLTKLSRQIVSPKMIPSLVREAFRVAQEERPGPVHLELPEDIAAAECEPIALVPTHPVELPLASPGALDRAARMIIEAKRPLLMFGAAASRPRVTPDVAQFVLRTQIPYFTTQMGKGTVPGGTELYMGTAALSERDYVHEAIEQADLIITIGHDTVEKPPFIMGANGPKVIHVGYQTADVEQVYFPQAEIVGDLGPSLALLADRIEGKIPNAQALLPLREGILSRIAARATEDRFTPQRIVHDVRAVMPADGILALDNGMYKIWFARNYRTRMANTLLLDNALATMGAGLPSAMMASLLYPNRRVMAICGDGGFMMNSQELETAVRLKLNLVVLLLEDHAYGMIRWKQAVDEFPDFGMTFGNPDFVKYAEAYGAKGTRIAEIAALRPALEQAFTGGGVHLVVVPIDYSENTRVLVDELRERLPAPRTP; this is encoded by the coding sequence ATGACCAAAGGTTCGGATCTGTTCGTTGCGGCCCTCGAGAACGAAGGGGTCGACCGGATCTTCGGCATTCCGGGCGAAGAAAATCTCGACATCGTCGAATCGATCCGCCGCTCGTCGATCCAGCTGATCCTGACCCGCCATGAGCAGGCCGCTGCCTTCATGGCCGCCACCTATGGCAGGCTCACCGGCAAGGCGGGCGTGTGCATCACCACGCTTGGCCCCGGCGCGCTCAACCTGACGACCGGCGCGGCTTATGCGCTGCTCGGCGCGATGCCGATGATCATGATCACCGGCCAGAAGGGCATATTGTCGTCGCGGCAGGCGCGCTTCCAGATTGTCGACATCGTCGCGGCGATGAAGCCGCTGACCAAGCTGTCGCGCCAGATCGTCTCGCCCAAGATGATCCCGTCGCTGGTGCGCGAAGCTTTTCGCGTTGCCCAGGAAGAGCGTCCCGGCCCCGTGCATCTGGAACTGCCGGAAGACATTGCGGCGGCGGAGTGCGAGCCGATCGCACTGGTGCCGACGCACCCGGTCGAACTGCCGCTCGCCAGCCCGGGCGCGCTCGATCGCGCCGCCCGCATGATCATTGAGGCGAAACGTCCGCTGCTGATGTTCGGCGCGGCGGCGTCGCGGCCGCGCGTGACCCCCGATGTCGCGCAGTTCGTGCTGCGCACGCAAATTCCCTATTTCACCACGCAGATGGGCAAGGGCACCGTGCCTGGCGGCACCGAACTCTACATGGGAACGGCCGCCCTTTCGGAGCGCGACTATGTGCACGAGGCCATCGAACAGGCCGACCTGATCATCACTATCGGCCACGACACGGTCGAGAAACCGCCCTTCATCATGGGCGCCAACGGACCGAAGGTCATCCATGTCGGCTATCAAACAGCCGATGTCGAGCAGGTCTATTTCCCGCAGGCCGAGATCGTCGGCGACCTCGGTCCTTCGCTGGCGCTTCTGGCGGACCGTATCGAGGGCAAGATCCCCAACGCACAGGCCTTGCTGCCGCTGCGCGAAGGCATTCTGAGCCGCATCGCCGCACGCGCCACCGAGGACCGCTTCACGCCGCAGCGCATCGTGCATGATGTCCGCGCCGTGATGCCGGCGGACGGAATCCTCGCCCTCGACAACGGCATGTACAAGATCTGGTTCGCGCGCAACTACCGCACGCGCATGGCAAACACGCTGCTGCTCGACAATGCGCTCGCCACCATGGGCGCCGGCCTGCCGTCGGCGATGATGGCGTCACTGCTCTATCCCAACCGCCGTGTCATGGCCATTTGCGGCGATGGCGGGTTCATGATGAACAGCCAGGAACTGGAAACCGCCGTCCGACTCAAGCTCAACCTCGTCGTCCTGCTGCTTGAGGACCATGCCTATGGCATGATCCGCTGGAAGCAGGCGGTCGACGAATTTCCGGATTTTGGCATGACCTTCGGCAATCCGGATTTCGTCAAATACGCCGAGGCCTATGGCGCCAAGGGAACCAGGATTGCGGAAATCGCCGCCTTGCGGCCGGCGCTGGAACAGGCCTTCACCGGCGGCGGCGTGCATCTTGTCGTCGTGCCCATCGACTATTCCGAAAACACCCGGGTGCTCGTCGACGAATTGCGCGAGCGGCTGCCGGCGCCGCGCACGCCCTGA
- a CDS encoding quinone oxidoreductase codes for MTRVVRFHRHGDPEVLRIEDVDLPPPSPGEVQIRVKALGLNRAEALLRSGAYIETPPLPSGLGLEAAGVVESIGEGVKDFVPGDAVSVIPPQSMVRWPAYGELVIYPAGLIVKHPPSLDWQSAAAIWMQYLTAYGALIDIARLGRGEAVVITAASSSVGLAAIQIANKIGATAIAVTRTSVKKQALLDAGAAHVVVLAEEDLAARLSKIAGPRGVRVVLDAVGGPIFEPLTAAMSKGGILIEYGGLSSEPTPFPLAAVLGKTLTLRGYLMHEITGDPEKLEAAKAFILEGLETGTLRPIIDRSFAFDQIVEAHHYLESNEQFGKIVVTI; via the coding sequence ATGACACGTGTAGTTCGCTTCCACCGGCATGGTGATCCCGAGGTTCTGCGCATCGAGGATGTCGACCTTCCTCCACCGAGCCCGGGCGAGGTTCAGATCCGCGTCAAGGCCCTCGGCCTCAATCGCGCCGAGGCTCTGTTGCGTTCGGGTGCTTACATTGAGACGCCGCCCCTGCCCTCCGGGCTTGGCCTGGAGGCAGCGGGCGTCGTCGAGTCGATAGGCGAAGGCGTGAAGGATTTCGTGCCGGGCGACGCCGTCAGCGTCATCCCGCCGCAATCGATGGTTCGCTGGCCGGCTTACGGCGAGTTGGTCATCTATCCCGCCGGACTCATCGTCAAGCATCCGCCGTCGCTCGACTGGCAGAGCGCGGCGGCCATCTGGATGCAGTATCTCACCGCCTATGGTGCGCTGATCGACATTGCCAGGCTTGGCAGGGGAGAGGCCGTCGTCATCACCGCGGCCTCAAGCAGTGTCGGGCTTGCTGCGATCCAGATCGCCAACAAAATTGGCGCGACAGCGATCGCGGTGACGCGAACATCGGTAAAGAAACAGGCCTTGCTCGATGCCGGAGCGGCACATGTTGTCGTCCTGGCTGAGGAGGACCTCGCCGCACGGCTGAGCAAGATCGCGGGACCGCGAGGCGTGCGCGTGGTGCTGGATGCAGTCGGCGGCCCGATCTTCGAACCGCTGACGGCGGCGATGTCAAAGGGCGGCATTCTCATCGAATATGGCGGCCTCAGCAGCGAGCCGACGCCGTTCCCGTTGGCTGCCGTGTTGGGCAAGACGCTGACGTTGCGTGGTTATCTCATGCACGAGATCACCGGCGACCCGGAGAAGCTGGAAGCCGCCAAGGCGTTTATCCTCGAAGGCCTGGAGACAGGTACGCTGAGGCCGATCATCGACCGGAGTTTTGCCTTCGACCAGATCGTCGAAGCGCATCACTATCTCGAATCGAACGAGCAGTTCGGCAAGATCGTGGTGACGATCTGA